Proteins encoded in a region of the Ancylobacter sp. SL191 genome:
- the kdpA gene encoding potassium-transporting ATPase subunit KdpA has product MTALGWLQIAIILALVLIAAVPLGATMARLYAGERTLLSPVLGPLERGLYRLAGVDPKAEQSALGYTLAMLAFNAAGVVLLYALLRLQGLLPLNPLGFGALSPDLAFNTAVSFVTNTNWQSYGGETTMSLFSQMAGLTVQNFLSAATGLALAVALVRAFARSNAPGLGNFFVDMTRSVLYILLPLAIITGLAQVAMGVPQTLDASVAATTLEGAQQTIAVGPVASQMAIKQLGTNGGGFFNVNAAHPFENPTPFSNALEIWQMLVISAALVFAFGRLVGDRRQARALIGVIAIILIAGVAVAYWAEAAGTPSLVAAGLDPAGGNMEGKEVRFGLAASALFATVTTGLSDGAVNAMHGSFTPLGGLVPMFMIQLGEILPGGVGSGLYGLLVMAIIAVFVAGLMVGRTPEYLGKKIEAKEVKMAILAVLILPTAILGFSGVAAVLPDALAGLGNAGPHALSEILYAYSSAAGNNGSAFGGLSANSLWWNTTLGLAMLLGRFAYIVPMMAIAGSLAGKTRLAASSGTFPTHGLLFVGLLTGVILILGGLQFFPALALGPIAEQVQMLAGKTF; this is encoded by the coding sequence ATGACCGCTCTCGGCTGGCTCCAGATAGCCATCATCCTCGCGCTCGTCCTCATCGCCGCCGTGCCGCTCGGCGCCACTATGGCGCGGCTGTACGCCGGTGAGCGCACCCTGCTCTCGCCCGTGCTCGGCCCGCTCGAGCGTGGCCTCTATCGCCTTGCCGGCGTCGACCCCAAGGCCGAGCAGAGCGCGCTGGGCTACACGCTCGCCATGCTCGCCTTCAACGCGGCGGGCGTCGTCCTGCTCTACGCGCTGCTGCGCCTTCAGGGCCTGCTGCCGCTGAACCCGCTGGGCTTCGGTGCGCTGTCGCCCGACCTCGCCTTCAACACGGCGGTGAGCTTCGTCACCAACACCAACTGGCAGTCCTATGGCGGCGAGACCACGATGAGCCTGTTCAGCCAGATGGCCGGGCTCACCGTGCAGAACTTCCTCTCCGCCGCCACCGGCCTTGCGCTCGCCGTCGCGCTGGTGCGGGCCTTTGCCCGCTCGAACGCGCCCGGCCTCGGCAATTTCTTCGTCGATATGACGCGCTCGGTGCTCTACATCCTGCTGCCGCTGGCCATCATCACCGGCCTCGCGCAGGTGGCGATGGGCGTGCCGCAGACGCTTGACGCAAGCGTCGCCGCCACCACGCTGGAGGGCGCGCAGCAGACCATCGCGGTCGGCCCCGTCGCCTCGCAAATGGCGATCAAGCAGCTCGGCACCAATGGCGGCGGCTTCTTCAATGTGAATGCCGCTCACCCCTTCGAGAACCCGACGCCGTTCAGCAACGCGCTGGAAATCTGGCAGATGCTGGTGATCTCCGCCGCGCTGGTCTTCGCCTTCGGCCGTCTGGTCGGCGACCGCCGGCAGGCCCGCGCGTTGATCGGCGTCATCGCCATCATCCTCATCGCCGGCGTCGCCGTCGCCTATTGGGCGGAAGCGGCCGGCACCCCCTCGCTGGTCGCGGCGGGGCTCGACCCGGCGGGCGGCAATATGGAGGGCAAGGAGGTCCGCTTCGGCCTCGCCGCCTCCGCGCTGTTCGCCACCGTCACCACAGGCCTGTCGGACGGCGCGGTGAACGCCATGCACGGCTCCTTCACCCCGCTCGGCGGGCTGGTGCCGATGTTCATGATCCAGCTCGGCGAGATCCTGCCGGGCGGCGTCGGCTCCGGCCTCTATGGCCTGTTGGTCATGGCGATCATCGCCGTCTTCGTCGCCGGCCTGATGGTCGGGCGCACGCCGGAATATCTCGGCAAGAAGATCGAGGCGAAGGAGGTGAAGATGGCCATTCTCGCCGTGCTGATCCTGCCCACCGCCATTCTCGGCTTCTCAGGCGTAGCCGCCGTGCTGCCGGACGCGCTGGCCGGGCTCGGCAATGCCGGCCCGCACGCACTGTCGGAAATCCTCTACGCCTACTCCTCGGCGGCGGGGAATAACGGCTCGGCCTTTGGCGGCCTCTCCGCCAACTCGCTTTGGTGGAACACCACGCTGGGCCTTGCCATGCTGCTCGGGCGCTTCGCCTATATCGTGCCGATGATGGCGATCGCCGGCTCGCTCGCCGGCAAGACCCGGCTCGCCGCCTCCTCCGGCACCTTCCCGACCCACGGGCTGCTTTTCGTCGGCCTTCTCACCGGCGTCATCCTCATCCTCGGGGGTCTCCAGTTCTTCCCCGCTCTCGCCCTCGGCCCCATCGCCGAGCAGGTGCAGATGCTGGCCGGCAAGACCTTCTGA
- a CDS encoding YihY/virulence factor BrkB family protein — protein sequence MGRRTWMRAGGGDVLLAGAAFVLGAALVTRWPVPLRREGQAPASLPAVPLAAALHDGRGRFADSPAELPARAWRDVFWRVYAGFTEDRVLAVAGGVTFYTMLALFPALAAFISLFGLYAEPVAVIRELDQWRGILPGAAVEIISGQIERIATGSNRTLGFAFALSLVIALWSSNAGMKALFDALNIVYGESEKRSFIRLNAVSLLFTSGALALMLLAMGAVVLLPLVLALLPGLPGELLIRWGRWPLLFVAVSIGLALIYRYAPSRERPRWQWLSVGSVFAASAWLAGSMLFSWYAANLTDFNETYGSLGAIMAFMIWVWISIIVVLVGAQINAEAEHQTARDSTTGAPLPLGLRGATMADTVGESPA from the coding sequence ATGGGACGACGGACGTGGATGCGTGCGGGTGGCGGGGATGTGCTGCTCGCGGGAGCCGCCTTCGTGCTGGGCGCGGCGCTGGTTACACGCTGGCCGGTGCCCCTGCGCCGGGAAGGGCAGGCGCCTGCTTCGCTGCCCGCCGTGCCGCTTGCCGCCGCGCTGCATGATGGGCGCGGCCGCTTCGCTGACAGCCCGGCGGAGCTGCCGGCCCGCGCCTGGCGCGATGTGTTCTGGCGCGTCTATGCCGGTTTCACCGAGGACCGGGTGCTGGCGGTGGCGGGCGGGGTGACCTTCTACACCATGCTGGCGCTGTTTCCCGCGCTCGCCGCCTTCATCTCGCTGTTCGGCCTTTATGCCGAGCCGGTGGCGGTCATTCGCGAGCTCGACCAGTGGCGCGGCATCCTGCCGGGGGCGGCGGTGGAGATCATCAGCGGGCAGATCGAGCGCATCGCCACCGGCAGCAACCGCACGCTCGGCTTTGCCTTTGCGCTGAGCCTCGTCATCGCGCTGTGGAGCTCCAATGCCGGGATGAAGGCGCTCTTTGATGCGCTCAACATCGTCTATGGCGAGAGCGAGAAACGCAGCTTCATCCGGCTGAATGCCGTGTCGCTGCTGTTCACTTCCGGCGCGCTGGCGCTGATGCTGCTCGCCATGGGTGCGGTGGTGCTGCTGCCGCTGGTGCTCGCCCTGCTGCCGGGCCTGCCCGGCGAATTGCTGATCCGCTGGGGCCGCTGGCCGCTGCTGTTCGTCGCGGTCAGCATCGGGCTGGCGCTGATCTATCGCTACGCGCCGAGCCGCGAGCGCCCGCGCTGGCAATGGCTCAGCGTCGGCAGCGTGTTCGCGGCCAGCGCCTGGCTCGCCGGCTCCATGCTGTTCTCCTGGTACGCGGCGAACCTCACCGATTTCAACGAGACCTATGGCTCGCTGGGCGCCATCATGGCTTTCATGATCTGGGTGTGGATCTCCATCATCGTCGTGCTGGTGGGGGCGCAGATCAACGCCGAGGC
- the kdpF gene encoding K(+)-transporting ATPase subunit F: MLDLLLGASVALALAVYLVLALLQPEKF, from the coding sequence ATGCTTGATCTCCTTCTGGGCGCCTCTGTCGCCCTCGCCCTCGCCGTCTATCTCGTGCTCGCGCTGCTGCAGCCCGAGAAGTTCTGA